GCATCTGAGTTCAATGATTTGCATTGTCCCGATACCTTTGTTAATTTGGTCTTTTAGAAAAAAATATAGCTTGAAAATAGATAAACATGGCAAAGATGTAATAAATTTTCAGATTTCGATGACTCTTTATCTCATCGCTTGTGCTATTTTGCCAGGAGTAACAAGCTTTTTAATGATAAAGTACAATAATTCAATGTCATTTATAATAAGTGTTATAAGTATCATCCCCTTAATAACTCTTGGATTCATCTGTTTTTTTCAGGGGTTATTTAATGCGCTAAAGGTATTAAACAGTAAATCTTATAGATATTTACTATCAATACCCTTTCTTCAATAGAATCGATGCTGATTCATAAAAATTGACTCCGATGGATTAAAAAATCACCACAAGGTTCCAGGGATAATCCTCATATATCTACTTCAGATAGATGTCTGCAAAGTTTAGAAACTGTTCCCAGTCATAACTTGTAACGTCATGGATGCCTTCCCGGATGTGGTATCCTGTTATGCCCCCTACCGGCTTTCCGATTGCAGGCATTTCATTCCCTAAGGTAACGTTTAGACCGTAAAGCTCATAAACCTCCCGGGTGCCAAGAAGT
This portion of the Oceanispirochaeta sp. M1 genome encodes:
- a CDS encoding helix-turn-helix domain-containing protein, producing MKQPEIGKVVTHLRLQKGMTQETLGELCEVSTRTIQRIESGEVDPRTFTLNNLSNILEYDFNNDNKGNESFWITVLHLSSMICIVPIPLLIWSFRKKYSLKIDKHGKDVINFQISMTLYLIACAILPGVTSFLMIKYNNSMSFIISVISIIPLITLGFICFFQGLFNALKVLNSKSYRYLLSIPFLQ